Within Sporosarcina sp. PTS2304, the genomic segment TGTCGGCTTAGTCGTACCTCACATGACACGCATGTTGTGGGGATCTGATCACCGGCATGTGCTACCATTGTCATTATTCAATGGGGCTGCGTTATTAATTATTTGTGATTTAGTCGCCCGAACGATTATTTCTCCGGCTGAACTACCAGTAGGTGTCATTACGGCATTTATCGGTGCTCCAGTCTTTGCCTATATTTTTTACAAGCAACGCAGGAAGGGAGCTATGTAGACGTGCTACATATAGATCAAGTGTCAGGTGGATATGATAAGAAATTAATCGTGCGAAACGTGTCGTTCCACGTGGAAAAAGGAGAAATTCTCGGAATTTTAGGACCGAATGGCAGTGGGAAATCTACATTACTGAAAATTATTTCAGGAATTTTGCCGAAACAAAACGGTACCGTAACAATAGACGGGAAGCTAGCTTCGTCTTATACACAGAAACAATTTGCGCGAAAAGTGGCAGTGTTACCTCAACTTCACGCACATGCCTTTTCGCATACTGTAAAAGATACAGTCGGACTCGGCAGGTACCCATACCAAACGGGATTGTTTTCGAGTTGGTCCGAACAAGACGAACAGGCTGTCCAAGAAGCGATGCACTATACAGGAATTACTCGTTATGCACATACACCGATTGAATTATTATCTGGTGGCGAACAACAACGGGTATTCGTAGCACAAGCACTTGCACAGGAAGCACCGATTTTATTGCTGGATGAGCCGACCAATCATTTAGATATTGCTCATCAGCAACAATTATTGGATACGATTCGCAACCAAGCGCATCAAAAAGGAATTACCGTTATTTCAGTGTTCCATGATATTAATTTGGCGGCGTTGTATTGTGATCGACTGCTGTTACTTCAAAAAGGAGAAGTAGCAATTATCGGTGAACCGCAAGATGTCGTGTTGGAACGAGAAATTCGAACCGTTTATAACGCGCGTATTAAAACACAACCACATCCCGAGCTGCCGAAACCTCAAATGACGTTATTGCCTAACTTGCAAGAAGAAACGCAATTATTCCGAGTGAAAAAAGAGGATGTCGTCGTGCGGAGAGATCATGTCTTACTACAGGCAACGCAATCATTGAAGACTATTTCTTCAGCTGTGCACAATGCGGGGATGGGGTGGTACCGGACATTTGTTAATCGGGGAGTGAACTTTGATTATCATGTGGACGATGTGCAAAAGGAAAATACAGATTTTTTACGGTCGCATAGTTATCATCTGACAGATACGGTAGCGATGATGACAGCAGTTAGTCCAGAGCACGTAGAAGTGGAAGAGTTTGCAGGTGATTTTGGTTCGATTGTCGTTGCGGTGACAGCAGGTATTGGCAATGCGGTCGATGTATCCCATTCGTGGCGACGGGAGCATATTCCTTACGTAGGAACGATTAATACGTGGGTATTCATTAACGGTGCATTATCCGAGGAAGCGTTCGTTCAGGCGATGATTACAGCGACAGAAGCAAAAACGAAAGCATTGCAAGATGAAACCGTACTCGATCCTGAGTCGGGCACGATTGCGACAGGTACGTCAACAGATAGTTTATTAATCGCCTCTACACAGCAAGGAAACTGCATCCCTTATGCGGGGCCGATTACGCAACTAGGAAAATTAATCGGTCGCGGAGTGTATGAATGTACAGTACGTGCTATTCACTCCTATCGTCAGGCGAAGGAGGAGTTTCAGTGATTCCCGCACATTTTATCGCCATCGCAATCGGCATGGTGCTAGATCGACTGATTGGCGATCCTCCGAGTTGGCCGCATCCTGTGAAATGGATTGGCACAATGATTGGAAATTTGACGAAGAGGTTGAATAAAGGAAATATGCGAACGTTCAAAGGCGCGCTGTTATGGCTCGTCATTTGTGGCACTACATTTATGTTGGTCATCTGGCTTGTAAGTATCGCGTACCGATTACATGTAGTCGCTGGAATTGGGGTAGAAGCGATACTCATTGCCACTGGGCTTGCGCAAAAGAGTTTGAAAGAGGCGGCGATGGATGTCTATGATCCGCTACAGCGTGGAGATATAAAAGAAGCGCGTGAAAAACTTAGTTGGATTGTCGGGCGGGACACGAAGACACTCGATGCTTCAGG encodes:
- a CDS encoding adenosylcobinamide amidohydrolase — encoded protein: MLHIDQVSGGYDKKLIVRNVSFHVEKGEILGILGPNGSGKSTLLKIISGILPKQNGTVTIDGKLASSYTQKQFARKVAVLPQLHAHAFSHTVKDTVGLGRYPYQTGLFSSWSEQDEQAVQEAMHYTGITRYAHTPIELLSGGEQQRVFVAQALAQEAPILLLDEPTNHLDIAHQQQLLDTIRNQAHQKGITVISVFHDINLAALYCDRLLLLQKGEVAIIGEPQDVVLEREIRTVYNARIKTQPHPELPKPQMTLLPNLQEETQLFRVKKEDVVVRRDHVLLQATQSLKTISSAVHNAGMGWYRTFVNRGVNFDYHVDDVQKENTDFLRSHSYHLTDTVAMMTAVSPEHVEVEEFAGDFGSIVVAVTAGIGNAVDVSHSWRREHIPYVGTINTWVFINGALSEEAFVQAMITATEAKTKALQDETVLDPESGTIATGTSTDSLLIASTQQGNCIPYAGPITQLGKLIGRGVYECTVRAIHSYRQAKEEFQ